The following coding sequences are from one Kwoniella bestiolae CBS 10118 chromosome 2, complete sequence window:
- a CDS encoding ribosomal protein L16 codes for MIGSITSLLRPSSIASSSRFTLPLFPKPPTASIQQVRYRGQLAPKRTKYKKAAKGAPGTQIPIGGSLKGTTLHHGTYGLRACSSVRISAAQLSSCQMAVRRKIKPVKGAQMYLRVFPDIPVCVKGNEQRMGKGKGSFEYWSCRVSPGKVIMEIGGGGIREEIAKAALKLAQARLPLQTEFITLSSSPRLGKISHDDLASPSYARPVPNPIVELDAKDEGRAKDVVLGREEQEIEELSRKLEGAVLDEIKPAGGAEVRA; via the exons ATGATCGGCTCaatcacctccctcctccgtCCATCCTCcatagcttcttcctcaagattcaccctccctctcttccctaAACCACCTACAGCGTCGATACAGCAAGTGAGGTATAGAGGTCAGCTAGCACCTAAGAGGACGAAATACAAGAAAGCTGCCAAGGGAGCGCCAGGA ACTCAAATACCTATC GGAGGCTCACTAAAAGGAACAACCCTCCACCACGGCACATACGGCCTCCGAGCCTGTTCGTCCGTCCGAATATCCGCTGCTCAACTCTCCTCATGCCAAATGGCCGTCCGAAGAAAGATCAAGCCCGTAAAGGGGGCTCAGATGTACCTGAGGGTATTCCCCGATATCCCCGTATGTGTGAAGGGTAACGAACAGCGTAtggggaaagggaaagggtCGTTTGAGTATTGGAGTTGTAGAGTTAGTCCGGGGAAGGTTATTATGGAgattggaggtggggggaTAAGGGAGGAGATTGCTAAGGCtg CCCTCAAACTAGCCCAGGCTCGTCTCCCACTCCAAACAGAATTCAtaaccctctcctcatccccccgACTAGGCAAGATATCGCACGATGACCTCGCTTCACCATCTTATGCTAGACCTGTGCCCAATCCGATAGTAGAGCTCGATGCGAAGGATGAAGGTCGAGCTAAGGATGTGGTCTTGGGAAGGGAGGAGCAAGAGATTGAGGAATTGAGTAGGAAGTTGGAGGGAGCTGTtttggatgagatcaagCCTGCTGGAGGAGCGGAAGTGCGGGCTTAG